In one window of Meiothermus sp. DNA:
- a CDS encoding glycine--tRNA ligase produces MPAETMEELVSLCKRRGFIFPGSDIYGGLQGTYDYGPLGVELKNNLKAAWWKANVYERDDMEGLDASILTHRLVLFYSGHEATFSDPLVDNRVSKKRYRLDHLLKEQKPEVLAALSQTMGLHEKNNLAALVSRLLAEPEKAALAMNTCRVIDPADGAPGDWTPPRPFNMMFKTQIGPVADEDSYGYLRPETAQGIFVNFKNVLDATARRLPFGVAQIGKAFRNEITPRNFIFRVREFEQMEIEYFVKPGTDEEWHERWLETRLKWWEAQGIPRAQIRVLDVPKEDLSHYSKRTFDLMYNYPTLGFEEIEGIANRSDYDLGSHTKGQAELNIQARVLENHDSTAKLAVQDPETKQWFVPYVIEPSAGVDRGVLAVLAEAYTKEKLENGEERIVLKLKPHLAPIKVAVIPLAKNKEEITSYARRLKAELQALGFGRVLYEDTGNIGKAYRRHDEVGTPFCITVDYDTIGKSQDGSTTLQDTVTVRDRDTMQQERVPVKELAQYLQERLRR; encoded by the coding sequence ATGCCTGCTGAAACGATGGAAGAACTGGTGAGCCTGTGCAAGCGCCGGGGCTTTATTTTCCCTGGCTCGGATATCTACGGCGGTCTTCAAGGCACCTATGACTACGGCCCCCTGGGCGTCGAGCTCAAAAACAACCTCAAAGCGGCCTGGTGGAAAGCTAACGTCTACGAACGCGACGACATGGAGGGGCTGGATGCTAGCATCCTGACCCACCGGCTGGTGCTGTTCTACTCCGGCCACGAGGCCACCTTTTCCGACCCCCTGGTAGACAACCGCGTTTCCAAAAAGCGCTACCGCCTGGATCACCTGCTCAAGGAGCAAAAGCCGGAGGTGCTGGCAGCCCTGTCCCAGACCATGGGCCTGCACGAAAAAAACAACCTGGCGGCCCTGGTCTCACGCTTGCTGGCCGAGCCAGAAAAGGCCGCCCTGGCCATGAACACCTGCCGGGTGATTGACCCCGCCGACGGTGCGCCCGGCGACTGGACGCCGCCGCGTCCCTTCAACATGATGTTCAAGACCCAGATTGGCCCGGTAGCCGACGAAGACTCCTATGGCTATTTGCGTCCCGAGACCGCGCAGGGCATTTTTGTTAACTTCAAAAACGTGCTGGACGCCACCGCTCGGCGCCTGCCCTTTGGGGTGGCCCAGATTGGCAAGGCCTTCCGCAACGAGATTACCCCGCGCAACTTCATTTTCCGGGTGCGCGAGTTTGAGCAGATGGAGATTGAGTATTTCGTCAAACCCGGCACCGACGAGGAATGGCACGAGCGCTGGCTCGAGACCCGCCTAAAGTGGTGGGAGGCCCAGGGCATTCCCCGCGCGCAGATTCGGGTGCTGGACGTGCCCAAGGAAGACCTCTCGCACTACTCCAAGCGCACCTTCGACCTGATGTACAACTACCCTACCCTGGGCTTCGAGGAAATCGAGGGCATTGCCAACCGCAGCGACTACGACCTGGGCAGCCACACCAAGGGCCAGGCCGAGCTAAATATCCAGGCCCGGGTGCTGGAAAACCACGACTCCACCGCCAAACTGGCCGTCCAGGATCCCGAGACCAAGCAGTGGTTCGTGCCCTATGTGATTGAACCTTCGGCGGGGGTAGACCGGGGTGTGCTGGCCGTTTTGGCAGAAGCCTACACCAAGGAAAAGCTGGAAAACGGCGAGGAGCGCATCGTGCTGAAGCTCAAACCCCACCTGGCTCCCATCAAGGTAGCGGTCATTCCCCTGGCCAAGAACAAGGAAGAAATTACCAGCTATGCCCGCCGCCTCAAAGCCGAGCTACAGGCGCTGGGTTTTGGACGGGTGCTCTACGAGGACACCGGTAACATCGGCAAGGCCTACCGCCGCCACGACGAGGTGGGCACGCCCTTCTGCATAACAGTGGACTACGACACCATTGGCAAGAGCCAGGACGGTAGCACCACCCTGCAAGACACCGTAACGGTGCGCGACCGCGATACCATGCAGCAGGAAAGGGTGCCCGTCAAGGAACTGGCCCAGTATCTGCAGGAGCGCTTGCGGCGTTGA
- a CDS encoding dihydrofolate reductase — translation MGRKIALVVAMDKNRAIGQGGALPWRLPDDLKRFRALTLGRTVLMGRKTYESIGRPLPQRRNVVLTRDPAFRPEGLEVVHSLEEALKLGDELMVIGGGEVYAMFLPLATHLHLTLVDATVPDADAFFPQWDSAEWREVYRAFHPSDERHPFAFSYVDLERARV, via the coding sequence ATGGGCCGGAAGATTGCCCTGGTGGTGGCCATGGACAAGAACCGGGCCATTGGCCAGGGTGGCGCGCTGCCCTGGCGCCTGCCCGACGACCTCAAGCGCTTCCGTGCCCTCACCCTGGGCAGGACCGTTCTGATGGGGCGTAAAACCTATGAGAGCATCGGGCGGCCGCTCCCCCAGCGCCGCAACGTGGTGCTCACCCGCGACCCCGCTTTCAGGCCCGAGGGCCTCGAGGTCGTGCATTCGCTGGAAGAGGCCCTGAAACTCGGCGATGAGCTCATGGTCATCGGTGGTGGGGAGGTCTATGCCATGTTCTTGCCCCTGGCCACCCACCTGCACCTGACCCTGGTGGACGCCACAGTGCCCGATGCCGATGCCTTTTTCCCCCAGTGGGACAGCGCAGAGTGGCGGGAGGTCTACCGGGCCTTTCACCCCTCTGACGAACGCCACCCGTTTGCTTTTAGCTATGTGGATCTCGAGCGCGCCAGAGTCTGA
- the miaB gene encoding tRNA (N6-isopentenyl adenosine(37)-C2)-methylthiotransferase MiaB, giving the protein MKTNIITYGCQMNEYDTHLVKSELVSLGAEFVDTWQEADFVLVNTCAVRGKPVEKVRSLLGELRKEKEKRPLLVGMMGCLAQLEEGQQIARKFEVDVLLGPGALTEIGKAIESKHRFWDLSFREELTHHLPPAPQGALSAFVSIIRGCNHHCTYCIVPTTRGPEVSRHPDLILREIEQLKAAGVVEVTLLGQNVNSYGNDQPGFPSFAELLRMVGQMGIPRIKFTTSHPVNFTDDVIAAMAETPQVCNYIHLPVQSGSNRILRRMAREYRREWYLDRIRAIRQAMPEVVLSTDIIVGFPGETEEDFQETLSLYDEVGYDSAYMFIYSPRPGTPSYKHFQDLPREVKVERLQRLIEKQKEWSYRQNQRWVGKTVEVLVRGAAKDESYAEGHTRGNHPTLVPAAQAPRPGLYQVVVKQATPHMLFGEVVGAEEAATIPLLMA; this is encoded by the coding sequence ATGAAAACAAACATCATCACCTATGGCTGCCAAATGAACGAATACGACACCCACCTTGTGAAAAGCGAGCTGGTATCGTTGGGCGCGGAATTTGTAGATACCTGGCAGGAGGCCGATTTTGTGCTGGTCAACACCTGCGCGGTGCGCGGCAAGCCCGTCGAGAAGGTGCGCTCTTTGCTGGGCGAGCTACGCAAAGAGAAAGAAAAACGGCCCTTGCTGGTCGGCATGATGGGCTGCCTGGCCCAGCTCGAGGAGGGCCAGCAAATTGCCCGCAAGTTTGAAGTAGATGTGCTGTTGGGGCCGGGTGCTCTGACCGAAATTGGTAAGGCGATCGAGTCCAAACACAGGTTCTGGGACTTGAGCTTCCGCGAAGAACTGACCCACCACCTGCCCCCCGCGCCCCAGGGGGCCCTCTCGGCGTTCGTGAGCATCATCCGGGGCTGCAACCATCACTGCACCTACTGCATCGTGCCCACCACGCGGGGCCCCGAAGTCAGCCGCCACCCCGACCTGATTCTGCGGGAAATTGAACAGCTCAAGGCTGCCGGGGTCGTGGAAGTGACTTTGCTGGGCCAGAACGTCAACTCCTATGGCAACGACCAGCCCGGCTTTCCGAGCTTTGCCGAGCTTTTACGGATGGTGGGCCAGATGGGTATTCCCCGCATCAAGTTCACCACTTCCCACCCGGTCAACTTTACCGACGACGTGATTGCCGCTATGGCCGAGACCCCGCAGGTCTGCAACTACATCCACCTGCCGGTGCAGTCGGGTTCTAACCGGATTTTGCGCCGCATGGCCCGCGAGTACCGGCGCGAATGGTATCTGGATCGCATCCGGGCCATCCGCCAGGCCATGCCCGAGGTGGTGCTCTCTACCGACATCATTGTGGGTTTTCCCGGCGAAACCGAAGAAGACTTCCAGGAGACCCTTTCCCTCTACGATGAGGTGGGCTACGACAGCGCCTACATGTTCATCTACTCCCCCCGCCCCGGCACCCCGAGCTACAAGCACTTCCAGGACTTGCCCCGCGAAGTCAAGGTGGAGCGGCTTCAGCGGCTCATCGAAAAACAAAAAGAGTGGAGCTACCGCCAGAACCAGCGCTGGGTAGGCAAGACCGTAGAGGTATTGGTGCGGGGCGCGGCCAAGGATGAGAGCTACGCCGAGGGCCACACCCGGGGCAACCACCCCACCCTTGTCCCGGCGGCCCAGGCCCCCCGTCCGGGGCTGTACCAGGTGGTGGTGAAGCAAGCCACCCCGCATATGCTGTTTGGCGAGGTGGTGGGGGCTGAGGAAGCTGCTACCATTCCCCTCTTGATGGCGTGA
- a CDS encoding phosphotransferase family protein → MLLTRLGQGREAEVYAWADGYVLKLFWPEFSQADAELEARLTQQVWLMGVPSAKVEDVLEFEGRWGLVLQWIKGVPLTDYIQTDPTRLRFAAQMLGALHRQLHNKAAGHLPSQRLHLMRRIEASRLPLELRTALLNHLERLPDGTALCHGDFHPENVLIGEDGVYVVDWPNAMRGNPLADMARTTLLVLYSELPLDLPGREEIMHQRELFYQTYLEHYQTFSSLDLAQLKSWMPIVAAARLRENIPAEEPRLMQLIEEGLQLQGEPSE, encoded by the coding sequence ATGCTGCTCACGCGGCTGGGACAAGGGCGCGAGGCCGAGGTATATGCCTGGGCCGACGGCTACGTGCTGAAGCTGTTCTGGCCGGAGTTTTCTCAAGCCGATGCTGAACTCGAGGCCCGTCTTACCCAGCAGGTCTGGCTGATGGGGGTACCCTCCGCCAAGGTAGAGGACGTGCTGGAGTTTGAGGGTCGCTGGGGCCTGGTTTTGCAGTGGATCAAAGGGGTTCCGCTCACCGACTACATCCAGACCGACCCCACCCGCTTGCGCTTTGCAGCCCAGATGCTGGGGGCCTTGCATCGACAGCTTCACAACAAAGCGGCCGGACATTTGCCGTCCCAGCGGCTTCACCTCATGCGGCGTATCGAGGCCAGCCGACTACCGCTCGAGCTGCGGACGGCCCTGCTCAATCATCTGGAGCGCCTGCCCGATGGAACCGCGCTGTGCCACGGCGACTTTCACCCCGAGAACGTGCTGATTGGGGAAGACGGGGTATATGTGGTGGACTGGCCCAATGCCATGCGCGGCAACCCCCTGGCCGATATGGCCCGGACTACCCTCCTGGTGCTTTATAGCGAACTCCCGCTCGACCTGCCGGGGCGCGAAGAAATCATGCACCAGCGGGAGTTGTTTTACCAGACCTACCTCGAGCACTACCAGACCTTCTCGAGCCTCGACCTAGCCCAGCTAAAGTCCTGGATGCCCATTGTGGCAGCAGCCCGCCTGCGCGAGAACATTCCTGCCGAGGAGCCTCGCCTGATGCAACTGATTGAAGAGGGCCTGCAGCTACAGGGTGAACCCTCTGAATGA
- a CDS encoding Uma2 family endonuclease produces MPRQEPPVKTVLTVEEFLHFEAGSNVKHEYVQGQIFLMAGGTRRHNRIAVRLGSSIENQAQQTNCLVAIADTLVQAGNALYYPDVMVYCQPEEDMRVVKKPCLVVEVLSERTAETDRGEKWLNYQTIPSLQMYVLLEQDTIRAEVFRRVEGGWFYERIESGTLKLPCVDLEIALEDVYSRLE; encoded by the coding sequence ATGCCACGGCAAGAGCCCCCGGTAAAAACCGTCCTCACAGTTGAGGAGTTCCTCCACTTCGAGGCTGGTTCGAATGTTAAGCACGAGTACGTTCAGGGCCAAATTTTTTTGATGGCCGGTGGGACTCGCCGCCATAACCGGATTGCGGTTCGGTTGGGTAGCTCGATTGAGAACCAGGCTCAACAAACAAACTGTTTGGTGGCAATCGCCGATACCCTTGTCCAAGCCGGAAATGCACTGTACTACCCCGACGTCATGGTCTATTGCCAACCCGAAGAAGACATGCGTGTGGTCAAAAAACCTTGCCTGGTTGTGGAAGTGCTTTCCGAGCGCACAGCCGAAACTGACCGGGGCGAAAAGTGGCTCAACTACCAGACCATTCCAAGTCTGCAAATGTACGTTTTGCTCGAGCAAGACACCATCCGGGCCGAGGTGTTCCGTCGGGTGGAGGGGGGCTGGTTCTACGAGAGAATCGAGAGCGGTACTCTAAAGCTGCCCTGCGTAGACCTGGAAATTGCGCTCGAGGACGTCTATTCCCGTCTGGAGTAG
- a CDS encoding GPP34 family phosphoprotein: MVQPTNEVIRQNLSATELLVLLNPSVEAKEALKVGLKELLALGLVRLEKRLRRGWLGKEVPHPFLHISSGERPNNRVLDGLLGDLRSASRHSPELGHVLKELQKEHGQNYERFKQRIILPGLLAQGLLEPQTKKVLGLFRATHYGLTASGLEYKKRLEHHMALARRTRLFKDDPTHVAVLMVSLGPALLMPELELHLRQLNHRVRPEGGGDSVVFPTWDGHDEDRPFEADFKTLDQAFGDVYSGADASEGADGGGE, encoded by the coding sequence ATGGTACAGCCAACGAATGAGGTGATCAGACAAAACCTAAGTGCGACCGAACTGCTGGTGTTGCTAAACCCCAGCGTGGAAGCAAAGGAGGCCCTTAAGGTGGGGCTCAAGGAACTACTAGCCTTGGGGCTGGTACGTCTGGAAAAGCGCTTGAGGCGTGGATGGCTGGGGAAGGAGGTGCCCCACCCCTTCCTGCACATAAGTAGCGGCGAACGTCCAAACAACCGGGTCTTGGATGGCTTGCTAGGTGATCTTCGCAGTGCCAGTCGGCACAGCCCAGAGCTAGGGCATGTGCTCAAGGAGCTACAAAAAGAACACGGTCAAAACTACGAAAGGTTCAAGCAAAGAATCATTCTGCCCGGTCTGCTGGCACAGGGGTTGCTCGAGCCCCAAACAAAAAAGGTGCTGGGGCTGTTCAGGGCCACCCATTATGGGCTCACTGCGTCGGGCCTGGAGTACAAGAAACGACTCGAACACCACATGGCCCTGGCCCGTCGGACTCGGCTTTTCAAAGATGACCCCACTCACGTTGCAGTTCTGATGGTCAGCCTGGGGCCTGCCCTCCTCATGCCTGAACTAGAGCTCCACTTGCGGCAACTCAATCATAGGGTGCGACCAGAAGGTGGTGGAGATTCAGTGGTTTTTCCCACCTGGGATGGTCACGACGAAGACCGCCCTTTTGAAGCCGACTTCAAAACCCTGGATCAGGCCTTCGGCGATGTGTACAGCGGCGCGGATGCCTCGGAAGGTGCCGACGGCGGCGGAGAGTAA
- a CDS encoding thymidylate synthase produces MRQYHELMQYVLERGVDKSDRTGVGTRSVFGYQMRFDLSEGFPLVTTKKVHWKSVVYELLWFLRGETNIRFLRENGVTIWDEWANAEGELGPVYGKQWRSWEGADGQTLDQMAWVVEEIKRNPDSRRLVVSAWNVADLPKMALAPCHILFQFYVAQGRLSCQLYQRSADIFLGVPFNIASYALLTLMVAQVTGLKPGEFIHTLGDAHLYQNHFVQARLQLSREPRPLPTVRLNPAVRDLFAFTFEDIVLENYHPHPRIAAPVAV; encoded by the coding sequence ATGCGGCAGTACCACGAGCTGATGCAATACGTGCTCGAGCGCGGGGTAGATAAGTCCGACCGTACCGGGGTGGGCACCCGCTCGGTCTTTGGCTACCAGATGCGCTTTGACCTGTCGGAGGGCTTTCCGCTGGTCACCACCAAAAAAGTTCATTGGAAGAGCGTGGTGTACGAGCTTCTGTGGTTCTTGCGGGGCGAGACCAATATCCGCTTTTTGCGTGAAAACGGGGTAACCATCTGGGACGAGTGGGCCAACGCGGAAGGTGAGCTGGGCCCGGTGTACGGTAAGCAGTGGCGCAGCTGGGAAGGTGCAGACGGCCAGACCCTAGACCAGATGGCCTGGGTGGTGGAAGAAATCAAGCGCAACCCCGATTCGCGCCGGCTGGTGGTGAGCGCCTGGAACGTGGCCGACCTGCCCAAAATGGCCCTGGCCCCCTGCCATATTCTGTTTCAGTTTTATGTGGCCCAGGGGCGGCTTTCCTGCCAGCTTTACCAGCGCAGCGCCGACATCTTTTTGGGGGTACCCTTCAACATTGCTTCGTACGCACTGCTGACCCTTATGGTGGCCCAGGTGACGGGTCTGAAGCCGGGGGAGTTCATTCACACCCTGGGTGATGCCCACCTCTACCAGAACCACTTTGTGCAGGCCCGCTTGCAGCTCTCGCGCGAGCCCCGGCCTTTGCCTACGGTGCGGCTCAACCCTGCGGTGCGGGATTTGTTTGCTTTTACCTTTGAGGATATTGTCCTTGAGAACTACCACCCCCACCCGCGCATTGCCGCGCCGGTGGCAGTTTGA
- a CDS encoding ATP-dependent Clp protease ATP-binding subunit: MNRYDDRARLVFHYAREEGSRLGHSMIGPEHLLLGLMREGGTAARILMEYGASLEAMRRMVEELVGRGEGSRTGEPPAITPRARRVMELAGAEARNMSSQVIGTEHILLGIIREGDGIAYRIMTHYAKDVDTIRWRVLSQAGEQTKEKAVATPFLDEYGRDLTREAREGKLDPVIGRAEEINRVIQILARRTKNNPVLVGDPGVGKTAIVEGLAQAIVEGRVPPVLRGARIVSVDLAGVVAGTKYRGEFEERLRQIIEELKNAKVVAFIDELHTLIGAGGAEGTLDAANILKPPLSRGEIQVIGATTTGEYHRYIEKDAALERRFQPVIVLEPSPEETLEILKGLRPRYEAHHGVVIPDEILGLSVKIGIRSLPGRNFPDKAIDLIDEAASRVRLNDSLGLPVAMDEDGTPLVAREDIESVVDSWGGVYVDDKDDSKLFGLEEELNKRVIGQKEAVEALAAALRRSRVGLGGRTRVSASFLFVGSSGVGKTHLAKALAEVLFGSERALIRFDMSEFQEPHSISKLIGAPPGYVGYEQGGRLTEAVRRQPFSVVLLDEIEKAHPDIYNTFLQVLDEGRLTDGLGRTVDFRRVILIMTSNTGFNVGPAIGFTNREVDTESPLKAIFTPEFLDRLDEVIRFRNLSEAELVQVAQIMLEDIAKELESREKLVRFDPSVAAWLVGQAPKQGSTRILRNLIREKIEDPLSLELLSRPGRILFVTLKDGDIAFEEEELSLGLA, from the coding sequence TTGAACAGGTACGACGACCGCGCCAGGTTGGTTTTTCACTATGCCAGGGAGGAAGGGAGCCGGCTGGGCCATAGCATGATCGGGCCCGAGCACCTGCTACTGGGCCTGATGCGCGAAGGGGGTACGGCTGCGCGCATCCTGATGGAGTACGGGGCCAGCCTCGAGGCCATGCGCCGTATGGTCGAGGAGCTGGTGGGCCGCGGCGAGGGCAGCCGCACCGGCGAACCCCCCGCCATTACCCCGCGCGCCCGCCGGGTCATGGAGCTGGCCGGGGCCGAGGCCCGCAACATGTCCAGCCAGGTAATCGGCACCGAACACATTCTGCTGGGCATCATCCGCGAGGGCGACGGCATCGCCTACCGCATCATGACCCACTACGCCAAGGATGTGGATACCATCCGTTGGCGGGTGCTCTCCCAAGCCGGCGAGCAGACCAAAGAAAAAGCGGTGGCCACGCCCTTCCTCGACGAGTATGGCCGCGACCTGACCCGCGAAGCCCGCGAGGGCAAGCTCGACCCAGTGATTGGCCGGGCCGAAGAGATTAACCGGGTCATCCAGATTCTGGCCCGCCGCACCAAAAACAACCCCGTGCTGGTCGGCGACCCCGGCGTGGGCAAGACCGCCATTGTGGAAGGGCTGGCCCAGGCCATTGTGGAAGGACGGGTGCCACCGGTGCTGCGCGGGGCCCGCATCGTCTCGGTCGACCTGGCCGGGGTGGTAGCCGGTACCAAGTACCGCGGCGAGTTCGAAGAACGGCTGCGCCAGATTATCGAAGAGCTCAAGAACGCTAAAGTGGTGGCTTTCATCGATGAGCTGCACACCCTGATTGGGGCCGGTGGCGCCGAGGGCACCCTGGACGCCGCCAACATCCTCAAGCCCCCCCTGAGCCGGGGCGAGATTCAGGTCATTGGGGCGACCACCACCGGCGAGTACCACCGTTACATCGAAAAGGACGCCGCCCTCGAGCGCCGCTTCCAGCCCGTGATTGTGTTGGAACCCTCCCCAGAGGAAACCCTGGAGATTTTGAAGGGCCTGCGTCCCCGCTACGAGGCTCACCACGGGGTGGTGATCCCGGACGAAATCCTGGGCCTCTCGGTCAAGATTGGTATACGCAGCCTGCCGGGACGCAACTTCCCCGATAAAGCCATCGACCTGATCGACGAAGCCGCCAGCCGGGTGCGTCTCAACGACTCGCTGGGTCTGCCGGTAGCCATGGACGAAGATGGCACCCCCCTGGTGGCCCGCGAGGACATCGAGAGTGTGGTGGACTCCTGGGGTGGCGTCTATGTGGACGACAAGGACGACAGCAAGCTCTTTGGCCTGGAAGAGGAGCTCAACAAGCGGGTGATTGGCCAGAAAGAGGCCGTCGAGGCCCTGGCCGCGGCCTTGCGGCGCAGCCGGGTGGGGCTGGGCGGGCGTACCCGTGTCTCGGCCAGCTTCCTGTTTGTGGGCTCGTCCGGGGTGGGCAAGACCCACCTGGCCAAGGCCCTGGCCGAGGTGCTGTTCGGCTCCGAGCGGGCCCTGATCCGCTTTGATATGAGCGAGTTCCAGGAACCCCACTCCATCTCCAAGCTGATTGGGGCCCCACCGGGCTATGTGGGCTACGAGCAAGGGGGCCGCCTGACCGAGGCCGTGCGCCGCCAGCCTTTCAGTGTGGTGCTGCTCGACGAAATTGAAAAAGCCCACCCGGACATCTACAACACCTTCTTGCAGGTGCTCGACGAGGGCCGCCTCACCGACGGTCTAGGTCGCACCGTGGACTTCCGCCGGGTGATTCTGATCATGACCTCCAACACCGGCTTCAACGTGGGGCCGGCCATTGGCTTCACCAACCGTGAGGTGGACACCGAGAGCCCGCTCAAGGCCATCTTTACGCCCGAGTTCCTCGATCGCCTCGACGAGGTCATCCGCTTCCGCAACCTGAGCGAGGCTGAGCTGGTGCAGGTCGCGCAAATTATGCTCGAGGACATCGCCAAAGAGCTCGAGTCGCGCGAAAAGCTTGTCCGCTTCGACCCATCTGTGGCTGCCTGGTTGGTTGGGCAAGCCCCCAAGCAGGGCAGCACCCGCATCTTGCGCAACCTGATTCGAGAAAAAATCGAAGACCCGCTCTCGCTCGAGCTTCTCTCGCGCCCTGGCCGCATCCTATTTGTGACCCTCAAGGACGGCGACATCGCCTTCGAGGAAGAAGAGTTGAGCCTGGGTCTGGCCTGA
- the cdd gene encoding cytidine deaminase, protein MSRTPKKVLELLHQLLTRSYSPYSGFAVAAVIKSRSGRLYGGVNVENAAYPLSRCAEQSATLQMVSAGEQEIAEVWVLSRGKQPATPCGGCRQVLSEFAHPKTPVHCLSADGSELHTTLGELLPHAFSKQYLDRPDRG, encoded by the coding sequence GTGTCCAGAACACCCAAGAAGGTTCTAGAACTCCTGCACCAGCTCCTGACCCGCTCCTATTCGCCCTACTCGGGTTTTGCTGTGGCGGCCGTCATCAAGTCCAGGTCGGGCCGATTATACGGCGGGGTGAATGTAGAAAACGCCGCCTATCCCCTCTCGCGCTGTGCCGAACAGTCGGCGACCCTGCAAATGGTCTCGGCGGGAGAGCAGGAGATTGCCGAGGTTTGGGTGTTGAGCCGGGGCAAACAGCCCGCAACCCCTTGCGGCGGATGTCGACAGGTACTAAGCGAGTTTGCCCACCCCAAGACCCCGGTGCACTGCCTCAGCGCCGACGGCTCCGAGTTACATACCACTCTCGGAGAGCTTCTGCCCCACGCCTTTTCGAAGCAGTATCTGGATAGGCCGGACAGAGGGTAG
- a CDS encoding FAD-dependent oxidoreductase, giving the protein MRTDAEIVVIGAGIAGLAAARVLHEAGKEVRVVARELGQASRVPDALLNPVRGKRGTVAPEAEEALEALWDFYPRFGPVRRGILRPVPEADRGVWMGKLEGRRIPHEWLDEGLYLENAGWLQTTPLLHRLAEGLDILYTEVGGLEHTTLYLRTPERRTLHAGLVVYAGGASGAHLVGLGGRFTPGSVLQTQEHFKQARSYGVYVAGHSLGGSYLPHQHTYTSHQTEPHEIEWLLSEAEKLLGYRPAVGSSWAGVRYRLDSHYLKEIPGGYALTGFGSAAYFYAPLYAHRLLKRIQGKS; this is encoded by the coding sequence GTGAGAACAGACGCCGAAATTGTGGTGATCGGGGCCGGAATAGCCGGTCTTGCTGCGGCCCGGGTGCTGCACGAAGCCGGCAAAGAGGTGCGGGTGGTAGCCCGCGAACTGGGCCAGGCCAGCCGGGTGCCGGATGCGCTTTTGAACCCGGTGCGGGGCAAACGTGGCACGGTGGCCCCCGAGGCCGAAGAGGCCCTGGAAGCCCTCTGGGACTTTTACCCCCGTTTTGGGCCGGTACGCCGAGGCATTCTCAGGCCCGTGCCCGAGGCGGATAGGGGTGTGTGGATGGGCAAGCTCGAGGGCCGTCGGATTCCCCACGAGTGGCTGGACGAGGGCCTCTACCTGGAAAACGCGGGCTGGCTTCAGACCACCCCCCTGCTGCACCGGTTGGCTGAAGGTCTGGACATTCTCTACACCGAGGTAGGAGGGCTCGAGCACACCACCCTATATCTGCGAACCCCCGAACGCCGCACCCTGCACGCGGGCCTGGTGGTGTATGCCGGAGGGGCCAGCGGGGCGCACCTGGTGGGCCTGGGGGGGCGGTTTACGCCGGGTTCGGTGCTCCAGACCCAGGAGCACTTCAAGCAGGCCCGTTCGTATGGGGTGTACGTGGCGGGGCACAGCCTGGGGGGTAGCTATTTGCCCCATCAGCACACCTACACCTCGCATCAGACCGAGCCGCACGAAATCGAGTGGCTGCTTTCGGAGGCCGAGAAGCTGCTGGGCTACCGGCCTGCGGTGGGCTCAAGCTGGGCCGGGGTGCGCTACCGGCTCGATAGCCACTACCTCAAAGAGATTCCCGGCGGCTATGCCCTTACCGGTTTTGGTTCGGCGGCGTATTTCTACGCTCCGCTCTATGCGCATCGGCTCCTGAAGCGCATCCAGGGGAAATCCTGA